A region of Zeugodacus cucurbitae isolate PBARC_wt_2022May chromosome 5, idZeuCucr1.2, whole genome shotgun sequence DNA encodes the following proteins:
- the LOC105208797 gene encoding GATA zinc finger domain-containing protein 14 isoform X1 has product MGLWSAYKMPNIYKISGMSRILMLIAYCALSTAQMLYVGDFCDFAGYDGTCLEASKCTDLEFIMDSMGLESYNVGRCDFTITEEIICCPKWPTPVQTPPELPNAYIDLSQRPKPQPDTVFNPNSIAITTNTPMILNQNSNNNQAGNVLNVGEVNGNSAPLGNANNNGFSNTHPVSNVNGNPVNNKNERLDAIFSGNPRQQGHGLNVGEVNGNGFSNTHPVSNVNGNPVSNENERLDAIFSGNPRQQGHGFNVGEVNGNGFSNTNPVSNVNGNPVNNENERLDAIFSGNPRQQGHGFNVGEVNGNGFSNTHPASNVNGNPVSNENERLDAIFSGNPRQQGHGFNVGEVNGNGFSNTNPVSNVNGNPVNNENERLDAIFSGNPRQQGHGINVGEVNGNGFFNTNPVSNVNGNPANNENERLDDIFSGNPRQPGNGLNVGKVNGNSAPLGNGNNNGFSNTNPVSNVNGNPVNNENERLDAIFSGNPRQPGNGLNVGKVNGNSAPLGNGNNNGFSNTNPVSNVNGNPVNNENERLDAIFSGNPRQQGHGINVGEVNVNGFSNTNPVSNVNGNPVNNENERLDAIFSGNPRQPGNGLNVGKVNGNSAPLGNGNNNGFSNTNPVSNVNGNPVNNENERLDAIFSGNPRQPGNGLNVGKVNGNSAPLGNGNNKGFFNTHPASNVNGNPVNNENERLDAIFSGNPRQPGNGLNIGKVNGNSAPFGNGNNNGFSNTHPLSNVNSNPVNNENERLDGIFSGNPRQPGNGLNIGEVNGNSAPFGNGNNNGFSNTNPVPNVNGNPVNNENERLDAIFSGNPRQPGNGLNVGEVNGNSAPFGNSNNNGFSNTNPVSNVNGNPVNNENERLDDIFSGNPRQPGNGLSEGIWNGHSAPLGNANNNGFSNTHPVSNVNGNPVNNENDRLDAIFSGNPRQPGLNVGKVNGNSTPLGNGNNNGFSNTNPVSNVNGNPANNENERLDDIFSGNPRQPGNGLSEGIWNGHSAPLGNANNNGFSNTHPVPNVYGNPVNNENERLDAIFSGNPRQPGNGLNVGEVNGNSAPFGNSNNNGFSNTNPVSNVNGNPVNNENERLDDIFSGNPKQPGNGLSEGIWNGHSAPLGNGNNNGFSNTNPVPNVNDKPVNNELLNAIFGDNAAQFDNGYNKAERLGQPISVVNANRIFNASPTANAAILNENIRDGDAFLNAILNGNLNKFLSPTAGAKENAGINGQIPRHSIRNDQVRMGSSLNRSPISNERTKNVFLKSRNSFNNGQFELWKHKRFEETLHRRKQPQHQRGRKNARPQSTRHKRTRNHN; this is encoded by the exons ATGGg ATTGTGGTCGGCGTATAAAATGCCGAACATTTATAAAATCAGCGGGATGAGCCGGATACTTATGCTCATTGCTTACTGTGCGCTTAGTACTGCTCAAATGCTTTATg TGGGCGACTTTTGTGATTTTGCTGGTTACGATGGCACATGCCTGGAAGCTAGCAAGTGTACTGATTTGGAGTTCATTATGGATTCAATGGGTTTGGAAAGCTACAACGTGGGCCGCTGTGACTTTACGATTACAGAGGAGATAATATGTTGCCC AAAATGGCCAACACCAGTACAAACCCCACCAGAACTTCCCAACGCATATATCGATCTATCCCAACGGCCTAAGCCACAACCAGACACTGTGTTTAATCCCAATTCTATTGCCATCACTACAAATACACCAATGATTTTGAAtcaaaatagcaacaataatcAAGCTGGAAATGTACTTAATGTAGGTGAAGTGAATGGAAACTCTGCTCCACTTGGAAATGCCAACAATAACGGTTTCTCCAATACACATCCAGTGTCGAATGTGAATGGCAATCCtgttaacaataaaaatgaaagacTTGATGCTATTTTTAGTGGCAACCCTAGACAACAAGGACATGGACTTAATGTAGGGGAAGTGAATGGAAACGGTTTCTCCAATACACATCCAGTGTCGAATGTGAATGGCAATCCTGTtagcaatgaaaatgaaagactTGATGCTATATTTAGTGGCAACCCTAGACAACAAGGACATGGATTTAATGTAGGGGAAGTGAATGGAAACGGTTTCTCCAATACAAATCCAGTGTCGAATGTGAATGGAAATCCTGttaacaatgaaaatgaaagactTGATGCTATATTTAGTGGCAACCCTAGACAACAAGGACATGGATTTAATGTAGGGGAAGTGAATGGAAACGGTTTCTCCAATACACATCCAGCGTCGAATGTGAATGGCAATCCTGTtagcaatgaaaatgaaagactTGATGCTATATTTAGTGGCAACCCTAGACAACAAGGACATGGATTTAATGTAGGGGAAGTGAATGGAAACGGTTTCTCCAATACAAATCCAGTGTCGAATGTGAATGGAAATCCTGttaacaatgaaaatgaaagactTGATGCTATATTTAGTGGCAACCCTAGACAACAAGGACATGGAATTAATGTAGGGGAAGTGAATGGAAACGGTTTCTTCAATACAAATCCAGTGTCGAATGTGAATGGAAATCCTGCTAACAATGAAAACGAAAGGCTTGATGATATTTTTAGTGGCAACCCTAGACAACCTGGAAATGGTCTTAATGTAGGCAAAGTGAATGGAAACTCTGCTCCACTTGGAAATGGCAACAATAACGGTTTCTCCAATACAAATCCAGTGTCGAATGTGAATGGAAATCCTGttaacaatgaaaatgaaagactTGATGCTATATTTAGTGGCAACCCTAGACAACCTGGAAATGGTCTTAATGTAGGCAAAGTGAATGGAAACTCTGCTCCACTTggaaatggcaacaacaacggtTTCTCCAATACAAATCCAGTGTCGAATGTGAATGGAAATCCTGttaacaatgaaaatgaaagactTGATGCTATATTTAGTGGCAACCCTAGACAACAAGGACATGGAATTAATGTAGGGGAAGTGAATGTAAACGGTTTCTCCAATACAAATCCAGTGTCGAATGTGAATGGAAATCCTGttaacaatgaaaatgaaagactTGATGCTATATTTAGTGGCAACCCTAGACAACCTGGAAATGGTCTTAATGTAGGCAAAGTGAATGGAAACTCTGCTCCACTTGGAAATGGCAACAATAACGGTTTCTCCAATACAAATCCAGTGTCGAATGTGAATGGAAATCCTGttaacaatgaaaatgaaagactTGATGCTATATTTAGTGGCAACCCTAGACAACCTGGAAATGGTCTTAATGTAGGCAAAGTGAATGGAAACTCTGCTCCACTTGGAAATGGCAATAATAAAGGTTTCTTCAATACACATCCAGCGTCGAATGTGAATGGCAATCCTGttaacaatgaaaatgaaagactTGATGCTATATTTAGTGGCAACCCTAGACAACCTGGAAATGGTCTTAATATAGGCAAAGTGAATGGAAACTCTGCTCCATTTGGAAATGGCAACAATAACGGTTTCTCCAATACCCATCCACTGTCGAATGTGAATAGCAATCCTGttaacaatgaaaatgaaagactTGATGGTATTTTTAGTGGCAACCCTAGACAACCTGGGAATGGACTTAATATAGGGGAAGTGAATGGAAACTCTGCTCCATTTGGAAATGGCAACAATAACGGTTTCTCCAATACAAATCCAGTGCCGAATGTGAATGGCAATCCTGTTAACAATGAAAACGAAAGACTTGATGCTATATTTAGTGGCAACCCCAGACAACCTGGAAATGGTCTTAATGTAGGGGAAGTGAATGGAAACTCTGCTCCATTTggaaatagcaacaataacggTTTCTCCAATACAAATCCAGTGTCGAATGTGAATGGCAATCCTGttaacaatgaaaatgaaagactTGATGATATTTTTAGTGGCAACCCTAGACAACCTGGAAATGGACTTAGTGAAGGGATATGGAATGGACACTCTGCTCCATTGGGAAATGCCAACAATAACGGTTTCTCCAATACACATCCAGTGTCGAATGTGAATGGCAATCCTGTTAACAATGAAAATGATAGACTTGATGCTATTTTTAGTGGCAACCCTAGACAACCTGGTCTTAATGTAGGCAAAGTGAATGGAAACTCTACTCCACTTggaaatggcaacaacaacggtTTCTCTAATACAAATCCAGTGTCGAATGTGAATGGCAATCCTGCTAACAATGAAAACGAAAGGCTTGATGATATTTTTAGTGGCAACCCTAGACAACCTGGAAATGGACTTAGTGAAGGGATATGGAATGGACACTCTGCTCCACTTGGAAATGCCAACAATAACGGTTTCTCCAATACACATCCAGTGCCGAATGTGTATGGCAATCCTGTTAACAATGAAAACGAAAGACTTGATGCTATATTTAGTGGCAACCCCAGACAACCTGGAAATGGTCTTAATGTAGGGGAAGTGAATGGAAACTCTGCTCCATTTggaaatagcaacaataacggTTTCTCCAATACAAATCCAGTGTCGAATGTGAATGGCAATCCTGttaacaatgaaaatgaaagactTGATGATATTTTTAGCGGCAACCCTAAACAACCTGGAAATGGACTTAGTGAAGGGATATGGAATGGACACTCTGCTCCACTTGGAAATGGTAACAATAACGGTTTCTCCAATACAAATCCAGTGCCGAATGTGAATGACAAACCTGTTAACAATGAACTACTAAATGCCATATTCGGTGATAACGCTGCACAGTTTGACAATGGTTACAATAAAGCTGAAAGGCTGGGACAGCCTATTTCGGTCGTAAATGCAAACAGGATCTTCAATGCATCTCCAACGGCTAATGCAGCAATACTTAACGAAAATATTAGAGATGGAGATGCATTCTTAAATGCCATACTCAATGGTaatctaaataaatttcttagcCCAACAGCGGGTGCAAAAGAAAATGCAGGAATAAATGGACAAATTCCGCGACACTCTATTCGTAATGACCAAGTAAGAATGGGCTCAAGTTTAAATAGGAGTCCCATATCAAATGaaagaacaaaaaatgtatttttgaaaagtcgAAATTCATTCAATAATGGACAATTTGAGTTGTGGAAACATAAAAGGTTTGAAGAAACTCTACACCGTAGAAAGCAACCACAACATCAACGAGGTAGAAAGAATGCTAGGCCACAATCAACGCGGCATAAACGCACGCGAAACCATAATTGA
- the LOC105208797 gene encoding putative uncharacterized protein DDB_G0286901 isoform X2: MPNIYKISGMSRILMLIAYCALSTAQMLYVGDFCDFAGYDGTCLEASKCTDLEFIMDSMGLESYNVGRCDFTITEEIICCPKWPTPVQTPPELPNAYIDLSQRPKPQPDTVFNPNSIAITTNTPMILNQNSNNNQAGNVLNVGEVNGNSAPLGNANNNGFSNTHPVSNVNGNPVNNKNERLDAIFSGNPRQQGHGLNVGEVNGNGFSNTHPVSNVNGNPVSNENERLDAIFSGNPRQQGHGFNVGEVNGNGFSNTNPVSNVNGNPVNNENERLDAIFSGNPRQQGHGFNVGEVNGNGFSNTHPASNVNGNPVSNENERLDAIFSGNPRQQGHGFNVGEVNGNGFSNTNPVSNVNGNPVNNENERLDAIFSGNPRQQGHGINVGEVNGNGFFNTNPVSNVNGNPANNENERLDDIFSGNPRQPGNGLNVGKVNGNSAPLGNGNNNGFSNTNPVSNVNGNPVNNENERLDAIFSGNPRQPGNGLNVGKVNGNSAPLGNGNNNGFSNTNPVSNVNGNPVNNENERLDAIFSGNPRQQGHGINVGEVNVNGFSNTNPVSNVNGNPVNNENERLDAIFSGNPRQPGNGLNVGKVNGNSAPLGNGNNNGFSNTNPVSNVNGNPVNNENERLDAIFSGNPRQPGNGLNVGKVNGNSAPLGNGNNKGFFNTHPASNVNGNPVNNENERLDAIFSGNPRQPGNGLNIGKVNGNSAPFGNGNNNGFSNTHPLSNVNSNPVNNENERLDGIFSGNPRQPGNGLNIGEVNGNSAPFGNGNNNGFSNTNPVPNVNGNPVNNENERLDAIFSGNPRQPGNGLNVGEVNGNSAPFGNSNNNGFSNTNPVSNVNGNPVNNENERLDDIFSGNPRQPGNGLSEGIWNGHSAPLGNANNNGFSNTHPVSNVNGNPVNNENDRLDAIFSGNPRQPGLNVGKVNGNSTPLGNGNNNGFSNTNPVSNVNGNPANNENERLDDIFSGNPRQPGNGLSEGIWNGHSAPLGNANNNGFSNTHPVPNVYGNPVNNENERLDAIFSGNPRQPGNGLNVGEVNGNSAPFGNSNNNGFSNTNPVSNVNGNPVNNENERLDDIFSGNPKQPGNGLSEGIWNGHSAPLGNGNNNGFSNTNPVPNVNDKPVNNELLNAIFGDNAAQFDNGYNKAERLGQPISVVNANRIFNASPTANAAILNENIRDGDAFLNAILNGNLNKFLSPTAGAKENAGINGQIPRHSIRNDQVRMGSSLNRSPISNERTKNVFLKSRNSFNNGQFELWKHKRFEETLHRRKQPQHQRGRKNARPQSTRHKRTRNHN, translated from the exons ATGCCGAACATTTATAAAATCAGCGGGATGAGCCGGATACTTATGCTCATTGCTTACTGTGCGCTTAGTACTGCTCAAATGCTTTATg TGGGCGACTTTTGTGATTTTGCTGGTTACGATGGCACATGCCTGGAAGCTAGCAAGTGTACTGATTTGGAGTTCATTATGGATTCAATGGGTTTGGAAAGCTACAACGTGGGCCGCTGTGACTTTACGATTACAGAGGAGATAATATGTTGCCC AAAATGGCCAACACCAGTACAAACCCCACCAGAACTTCCCAACGCATATATCGATCTATCCCAACGGCCTAAGCCACAACCAGACACTGTGTTTAATCCCAATTCTATTGCCATCACTACAAATACACCAATGATTTTGAAtcaaaatagcaacaataatcAAGCTGGAAATGTACTTAATGTAGGTGAAGTGAATGGAAACTCTGCTCCACTTGGAAATGCCAACAATAACGGTTTCTCCAATACACATCCAGTGTCGAATGTGAATGGCAATCCtgttaacaataaaaatgaaagacTTGATGCTATTTTTAGTGGCAACCCTAGACAACAAGGACATGGACTTAATGTAGGGGAAGTGAATGGAAACGGTTTCTCCAATACACATCCAGTGTCGAATGTGAATGGCAATCCTGTtagcaatgaaaatgaaagactTGATGCTATATTTAGTGGCAACCCTAGACAACAAGGACATGGATTTAATGTAGGGGAAGTGAATGGAAACGGTTTCTCCAATACAAATCCAGTGTCGAATGTGAATGGAAATCCTGttaacaatgaaaatgaaagactTGATGCTATATTTAGTGGCAACCCTAGACAACAAGGACATGGATTTAATGTAGGGGAAGTGAATGGAAACGGTTTCTCCAATACACATCCAGCGTCGAATGTGAATGGCAATCCTGTtagcaatgaaaatgaaagactTGATGCTATATTTAGTGGCAACCCTAGACAACAAGGACATGGATTTAATGTAGGGGAAGTGAATGGAAACGGTTTCTCCAATACAAATCCAGTGTCGAATGTGAATGGAAATCCTGttaacaatgaaaatgaaagactTGATGCTATATTTAGTGGCAACCCTAGACAACAAGGACATGGAATTAATGTAGGGGAAGTGAATGGAAACGGTTTCTTCAATACAAATCCAGTGTCGAATGTGAATGGAAATCCTGCTAACAATGAAAACGAAAGGCTTGATGATATTTTTAGTGGCAACCCTAGACAACCTGGAAATGGTCTTAATGTAGGCAAAGTGAATGGAAACTCTGCTCCACTTGGAAATGGCAACAATAACGGTTTCTCCAATACAAATCCAGTGTCGAATGTGAATGGAAATCCTGttaacaatgaaaatgaaagactTGATGCTATATTTAGTGGCAACCCTAGACAACCTGGAAATGGTCTTAATGTAGGCAAAGTGAATGGAAACTCTGCTCCACTTggaaatggcaacaacaacggtTTCTCCAATACAAATCCAGTGTCGAATGTGAATGGAAATCCTGttaacaatgaaaatgaaagactTGATGCTATATTTAGTGGCAACCCTAGACAACAAGGACATGGAATTAATGTAGGGGAAGTGAATGTAAACGGTTTCTCCAATACAAATCCAGTGTCGAATGTGAATGGAAATCCTGttaacaatgaaaatgaaagactTGATGCTATATTTAGTGGCAACCCTAGACAACCTGGAAATGGTCTTAATGTAGGCAAAGTGAATGGAAACTCTGCTCCACTTGGAAATGGCAACAATAACGGTTTCTCCAATACAAATCCAGTGTCGAATGTGAATGGAAATCCTGttaacaatgaaaatgaaagactTGATGCTATATTTAGTGGCAACCCTAGACAACCTGGAAATGGTCTTAATGTAGGCAAAGTGAATGGAAACTCTGCTCCACTTGGAAATGGCAATAATAAAGGTTTCTTCAATACACATCCAGCGTCGAATGTGAATGGCAATCCTGttaacaatgaaaatgaaagactTGATGCTATATTTAGTGGCAACCCTAGACAACCTGGAAATGGTCTTAATATAGGCAAAGTGAATGGAAACTCTGCTCCATTTGGAAATGGCAACAATAACGGTTTCTCCAATACCCATCCACTGTCGAATGTGAATAGCAATCCTGttaacaatgaaaatgaaagactTGATGGTATTTTTAGTGGCAACCCTAGACAACCTGGGAATGGACTTAATATAGGGGAAGTGAATGGAAACTCTGCTCCATTTGGAAATGGCAACAATAACGGTTTCTCCAATACAAATCCAGTGCCGAATGTGAATGGCAATCCTGTTAACAATGAAAACGAAAGACTTGATGCTATATTTAGTGGCAACCCCAGACAACCTGGAAATGGTCTTAATGTAGGGGAAGTGAATGGAAACTCTGCTCCATTTggaaatagcaacaataacggTTTCTCCAATACAAATCCAGTGTCGAATGTGAATGGCAATCCTGttaacaatgaaaatgaaagactTGATGATATTTTTAGTGGCAACCCTAGACAACCTGGAAATGGACTTAGTGAAGGGATATGGAATGGACACTCTGCTCCATTGGGAAATGCCAACAATAACGGTTTCTCCAATACACATCCAGTGTCGAATGTGAATGGCAATCCTGTTAACAATGAAAATGATAGACTTGATGCTATTTTTAGTGGCAACCCTAGACAACCTGGTCTTAATGTAGGCAAAGTGAATGGAAACTCTACTCCACTTggaaatggcaacaacaacggtTTCTCTAATACAAATCCAGTGTCGAATGTGAATGGCAATCCTGCTAACAATGAAAACGAAAGGCTTGATGATATTTTTAGTGGCAACCCTAGACAACCTGGAAATGGACTTAGTGAAGGGATATGGAATGGACACTCTGCTCCACTTGGAAATGCCAACAATAACGGTTTCTCCAATACACATCCAGTGCCGAATGTGTATGGCAATCCTGTTAACAATGAAAACGAAAGACTTGATGCTATATTTAGTGGCAACCCCAGACAACCTGGAAATGGTCTTAATGTAGGGGAAGTGAATGGAAACTCTGCTCCATTTggaaatagcaacaataacggTTTCTCCAATACAAATCCAGTGTCGAATGTGAATGGCAATCCTGttaacaatgaaaatgaaagactTGATGATATTTTTAGCGGCAACCCTAAACAACCTGGAAATGGACTTAGTGAAGGGATATGGAATGGACACTCTGCTCCACTTGGAAATGGTAACAATAACGGTTTCTCCAATACAAATCCAGTGCCGAATGTGAATGACAAACCTGTTAACAATGAACTACTAAATGCCATATTCGGTGATAACGCTGCACAGTTTGACAATGGTTACAATAAAGCTGAAAGGCTGGGACAGCCTATTTCGGTCGTAAATGCAAACAGGATCTTCAATGCATCTCCAACGGCTAATGCAGCAATACTTAACGAAAATATTAGAGATGGAGATGCATTCTTAAATGCCATACTCAATGGTaatctaaataaatttcttagcCCAACAGCGGGTGCAAAAGAAAATGCAGGAATAAATGGACAAATTCCGCGACACTCTATTCGTAATGACCAAGTAAGAATGGGCTCAAGTTTAAATAGGAGTCCCATATCAAATGaaagaacaaaaaatgtatttttgaaaagtcgAAATTCATTCAATAATGGACAATTTGAGTTGTGGAAACATAAAAGGTTTGAAGAAACTCTACACCGTAGAAAGCAACCACAACATCAACGAGGTAGAAAGAATGCTAGGCCACAATCAACGCGGCATAAACGCACGCGAAACCATAATTGA
- the LOC105208798 gene encoding serine protease persephone isoform X1 — MYSKHFKLQRSEAYTSMLLLLGSMFAALLGMTTAQMEVGDPCQKQNYKGICTEASKCTDLPYSMAQLGLKRRDISRCGFTTFEEIICCPTLSIPTTTIKTRADDRPAVRACNEIDELLQPLLTPHILGGTPVELGEYPHMVAIGLTDTDGAVEYNCGGTLISKSYVLTAAHCLVTRQIPVTVRMGVVNFTDTEQMKAVVEIKIKKVHLHPDYTSANVYNDVGLLELEEEVTYTNNVFPTCLYTDSKDPPANSVLYVTGWGVINRSTRVKSDVLLKARQTIVDNLKCNESYVDNGLTRRNRDGIIASQMCAHDPGLTKDACQGDSGGPLNLVVDEALNKYRVVGVISAGFSCGSATPGLYTRVSAFLDWIESIVWP; from the exons ATGTATTCCAAACATTTCAAATTACAACGAAGTGAAGCATACACAAGCATGCTGCTGTTGCTGGGAAGCATGTTCGCCGCTCTACTGGGTATGACAACAGCTCAAATGGAGG TAGGAGACCCATGTCAAAAGCAAAATTATAAAGGCATTTGCACTGAGGCGAGTAAATGTACGGATCTGCCGTATAGCATGGCGCAGCTGGGCTTGAAGAGACGTGATATCAGCCGATGTGGATTCACAACATTTGAAGAAATCATATGTTGTCC AACACTCTCCATACCCACCACAACCATTAAGACACGCGCTGATGATCGTCCAGCTGTAAGAG CCTGCAATGAAATCGATGAACTATTGCAACCCTTGCTTACACCACACATCCTAGGCGGTACACCCGTTGAATTAGGTGAATACCCACATATGGTGGCTATTGGACTGACTGATACCGATGGTGCTGTGGAATATAATTGCGGCGGTACTTTGATTTCGAAGAGTTACGTTTTAACGGCAGCACATTGTCTGGTCACACGTCAAATACCGGTGACGGTGCGTATGGGTGTGGTGAATTTCACAGATACAGAACAAATGAAGGcagttgttgaaattaaaattaag AAAGTACACTTACATCCCGATTATACGAGCGCTAATGTTTATAATGATGTGGGTTTGTTGGAATTGGAAGAAGAGGTTACGTACACCAACAATGTGTTCCCAACGTGCCTTTATACCGACTCGAAAGATCCGCCAGCCAACTCTGTGCTCTATGTCACCGGTTGGGGTGTCATCAATAGAAGCA CACGTGTCAAATCGGATGTTTTATTGAAAGCCCGTCAGACGATCGTTGACAATTTGAAATGTAATGAAAGTTATGTTGACAATGGCTTAACGCGACGCAACCGTGATGGTATCATAGCTAGTCAAATGTGCGCACATGACCCGGGTCTAACAAAGGATGCCTGTCAAGGTGATTCGGGTGGTCCCTTGAATTTGGTGGTCGATGAGGCTTTGAATAAGTATCGTGTGGTTGGTGTGATTTCGGCCGGTTTCAGCTGTGGTAGTG
- the LOC105208798 gene encoding serine protease persephone isoform X2 — MYSKHFKLQRSEAYTSMLLLLGSMFAALLGMTTAQMEGDPCQKQNYKGICTEASKCTDLPYSMAQLGLKRRDISRCGFTTFEEIICCPTLSIPTTTIKTRADDRPAVRACNEIDELLQPLLTPHILGGTPVELGEYPHMVAIGLTDTDGAVEYNCGGTLISKSYVLTAAHCLVTRQIPVTVRMGVVNFTDTEQMKAVVEIKIKKVHLHPDYTSANVYNDVGLLELEEEVTYTNNVFPTCLYTDSKDPPANSVLYVTGWGVINRSTRVKSDVLLKARQTIVDNLKCNESYVDNGLTRRNRDGIIASQMCAHDPGLTKDACQGDSGGPLNLVVDEALNKYRVVGVISAGFSCGSATPGLYTRVSAFLDWIESIVWP, encoded by the exons ATGTATTCCAAACATTTCAAATTACAACGAAGTGAAGCATACACAAGCATGCTGCTGTTGCTGGGAAGCATGTTCGCCGCTCTACTGGGTATGACAACAGCTCAAATGGAGG GAGACCCATGTCAAAAGCAAAATTATAAAGGCATTTGCACTGAGGCGAGTAAATGTACGGATCTGCCGTATAGCATGGCGCAGCTGGGCTTGAAGAGACGTGATATCAGCCGATGTGGATTCACAACATTTGAAGAAATCATATGTTGTCC AACACTCTCCATACCCACCACAACCATTAAGACACGCGCTGATGATCGTCCAGCTGTAAGAG CCTGCAATGAAATCGATGAACTATTGCAACCCTTGCTTACACCACACATCCTAGGCGGTACACCCGTTGAATTAGGTGAATACCCACATATGGTGGCTATTGGACTGACTGATACCGATGGTGCTGTGGAATATAATTGCGGCGGTACTTTGATTTCGAAGAGTTACGTTTTAACGGCAGCACATTGTCTGGTCACACGTCAAATACCGGTGACGGTGCGTATGGGTGTGGTGAATTTCACAGATACAGAACAAATGAAGGcagttgttgaaattaaaattaag AAAGTACACTTACATCCCGATTATACGAGCGCTAATGTTTATAATGATGTGGGTTTGTTGGAATTGGAAGAAGAGGTTACGTACACCAACAATGTGTTCCCAACGTGCCTTTATACCGACTCGAAAGATCCGCCAGCCAACTCTGTGCTCTATGTCACCGGTTGGGGTGTCATCAATAGAAGCA CACGTGTCAAATCGGATGTTTTATTGAAAGCCCGTCAGACGATCGTTGACAATTTGAAATGTAATGAAAGTTATGTTGACAATGGCTTAACGCGACGCAACCGTGATGGTATCATAGCTAGTCAAATGTGCGCACATGACCCGGGTCTAACAAAGGATGCCTGTCAAGGTGATTCGGGTGGTCCCTTGAATTTGGTGGTCGATGAGGCTTTGAATAAGTATCGTGTGGTTGGTGTGATTTCGGCCGGTTTCAGCTGTGGTAGTG